From one Lentimicrobiaceae bacterium genomic stretch:
- a CDS encoding carboxylase, whose product MKRNLLIRDVTLRDGQQSLFATRMTQAQVDRVLPYYKDACFYALEVWGGAVPDSIMRYLNENPWERLEKIKKAVGNVSLLTALSRGRNLFGYNPYPEDVIEGFNRLAIQSGVGIMRIFDALNDTDNIKSTIQYVKENGGIADATICYTVDPRFSSKDRLKALLHAKLLPTKIFTEDYFLGKAKTLEAMGADMITIKDMAGLIPPAKTGQLISLYKKNLNIPVDFHTHCTPGYGLASALMAIVNGVDILDTSIMNFAGGSAAPAFELIKLFCNKLDIEIDVNLEAVVKINKELKEIRKELAEFDSYKMFPREFDITKDTLPPNIDQLFDLAIGYASANKEEELLQTTLQIEKYFNFPEPDEKVKNAEIPGGMYSNMLAQLKQLKLENLLPRTLELIPMVRLAAGCPPLVTPTSQIVGVQAVNCVIDENKGEPLYTTKSIQYVNLVKGVYGKTPVPVDPEYRFKIAGVQEETPYDARYYKKQENTVFEEYGDVKLASNEKEELLLELFPSVANDFLKRRVEDKYLTEIHRIEEEKLRKVQAEKDAYNKLSPDEKQKRLEDGLYNYKWMSNQEDTALGHS is encoded by the coding sequence ATGAAACGAAATTTATTAATCAGAGATGTAACCTTACGCGACGGACAACAATCACTTTTTGCAACCAGAATGACACAAGCTCAGGTGGACAGGGTACTGCCTTATTACAAAGACGCCTGTTTTTATGCCCTTGAAGTATGGGGAGGGGCTGTTCCTGACTCTATTATGCGTTATCTGAATGAAAATCCCTGGGAAAGGCTCGAAAAAATAAAAAAAGCCGTAGGTAACGTTTCTCTGCTTACCGCACTTTCGCGCGGGAGAAACCTTTTCGGCTATAATCCCTACCCCGAAGATGTTATTGAAGGCTTCAACAGGTTGGCTATTCAAAGTGGTGTGGGTATTATGCGCATTTTTGATGCCCTGAATGATACTGACAATATTAAATCTACCATACAATATGTGAAAGAAAACGGAGGTATTGCCGATGCCACAATTTGTTATACAGTGGATCCCCGGTTTTCATCCAAAGACCGGCTGAAAGCTTTGCTGCATGCTAAATTGCTTCCCACAAAAATTTTTACGGAAGATTATTTTCTAGGGAAAGCCAAAACCCTCGAGGCAATGGGTGCCGACATGATTACCATCAAGGACATGGCAGGTTTGATTCCTCCCGCAAAAACAGGTCAATTGATTTCGCTTTACAAAAAAAACCTTAATATTCCAGTTGATTTTCACACACATTGCACACCAGGTTATGGGTTGGCATCTGCCCTTATGGCGATAGTAAATGGAGTTGACATTCTTGACACGTCTATTATGAATTTTGCCGGTGGATCAGCAGCTCCGGCTTTTGAACTTATAAAGCTATTTTGTAACAAATTAGATATAGAAATAGATGTAAACCTCGAAGCTGTTGTTAAAATCAATAAAGAGCTGAAAGAAATCCGCAAAGAACTTGCCGAATTTGACAGTTATAAAATGTTTCCCAGGGAATTTGATATTACAAAAGACACTTTACCTCCGAATATAGACCAGCTTTTTGATCTTGCCATTGGATATGCCTCGGCTAATAAAGAAGAAGAATTACTGCAAACCACACTGCAAATAGAAAAATACTTCAATTTTCCCGAACCCGACGAAAAGGTAAAAAATGCCGAAATTCCCGGGGGAATGTATTCCAATATGCTTGCACAACTCAAACAACTTAAGCTCGAAAACCTTTTACCCCGCACACTCGAATTAATTCCTATGGTACGCCTGGCTGCCGGTTGTCCACCCCTGGTTACCCCTACCAGTCAGATTGTGGGCGTTCAGGCGGTAAACTGCGTTATTGATGAAAACAAAGGAGAACCATTATATACTACCAAGTCAATACAATACGTTAATCTTGTTAAAGGTGTGTATGGAAAAACCCCTGTTCCGGTAGATCCGGAATACCGTTTCAAGATCGCAGGCGTACAGGAAGAAACCCCTTACGACGCAAGATATTATAAAAAACAGGAAAATACAGTATTCGAAGAATATGGCGACGTTAAACTTGCCTCAAACGAAAAAGAAGAACTGTTGCTCGAATTATTTCCAAGCGTAGCCAACGATTTTCTGAAACGCAGGGTAGAAGATAAATATCTTACAGAAATTCATCGTATTGAAGAGGAAAAACTCCGGAAAGTTCAGGCAGAAAAAGATGCATACAATAAATTATCGCCCGATGAAAAGCAGAAAAGACTTGAAGATGGATTGTACAATTACAAATGGATGAGCAACCAGGAAGATACTGCACTGGGGCATTCGTAA
- a CDS encoding agmatine deiminase family protein, whose amino-acid sequence MLKLTHKYFLLILICINGLFINAQQVDPELIKKGHWLNAEEYLNRNNYQRSFVETDPPGGIVRNIAEFEKMEGALIAYDASFGISYNVIKELAEDATLYTIVSGQSQQNQVLSQYTANGVNINHCKFIYSNVDSWWTRDYGPWFVTFGADSIGIIDFPYNRPRPNDDEIPKKVADSLNLPWFGMNIIHTGGNYMTTGGGIAASTDLILEENTGQTQAQINQKALDYLGVYDYALLPDPLADYIKHIDCWGKYLAPNKVLIGQVPESDPRYEDYEYIANWFASHQSPYGTPFQVYRVYSPGNSLTTPYTNSLILNNKVFVPIGENQWDDEAIAAYQQAMPGYEILGFTGSWYNTDALHCRVIGLADRGLLYINHIPLSGTQVYQEQFQISVSIKAYSHAQLFADSLRVYYKIGDGNWQFVLMTEGLNNSYITNIPVDCSGGVVQYYIHATDQSGRSANLPFIGRPDPFVFTVLPGGNPQANIQPAQIEITGTTGEITQSSLSISNTGECDLAYLITKPETDTWLEISDPSGTVSSGAQTIVSLNFNATSLSPGVYESSLTVNTNDTINPEIQAPVHFTVTLLPDIQVTPDTVVYETDFGPKIISIKNYNSTNVTIQYINIEQYHHWYFDPWTITLPYVLTAGDSLQLNLFLKPGSDDNYSYVYDSIIINTPDYEHKVILKINDQLLSGVEKFSNFVPEFQTFPNPFSNSVNIRFDLPESSSVQLSIFNFSGQKVVTVCDKLFSAGIHNLIWNALNENNQPLNQGVYFLKFTTKFGTSSQKIIYIR is encoded by the coding sequence ATGCTAAAATTAACACATAAATATTTTTTATTAATTTTAATTTGTATTAACGGTTTATTTATTAATGCACAACAAGTTGATCCTGAATTGATAAAAAAAGGACATTGGCTGAATGCAGAAGAATATCTGAATCGCAACAATTACCAGCGGTCATTTGTTGAAACGGATCCTCCAGGAGGTATTGTACGCAACATTGCCGAATTTGAAAAAATGGAAGGTGCACTGATTGCCTATGATGCTTCTTTCGGGATATCCTACAACGTGATTAAAGAACTGGCAGAAGATGCCACCCTTTATACGATTGTAAGCGGGCAAAGCCAGCAAAACCAGGTTTTATCGCAATATACTGCAAATGGGGTAAATATAAACCATTGTAAATTTATTTATTCCAACGTTGATAGCTGGTGGACCCGCGATTATGGCCCATGGTTTGTTACTTTTGGTGCCGACTCCATTGGAATCATTGATTTTCCGTATAACCGTCCACGTCCTAACGACGATGAAATCCCGAAAAAAGTAGCCGATTCGCTAAATCTCCCCTGGTTTGGAATGAATATTATCCATACCGGTGGAAATTACATGACCACCGGAGGTGGAATAGCTGCTTCTACAGATCTTATTTTAGAAGAAAATACCGGTCAGACACAAGCGCAAATAAATCAAAAGGCTCTTGACTACCTCGGAGTTTACGATTATGCGCTCTTGCCGGATCCTTTAGCTGATTATATTAAACATATTGACTGCTGGGGAAAATATTTAGCACCCAATAAAGTCCTTATAGGACAGGTGCCTGAAAGTGATCCCCGATACGAAGATTACGAATACATTGCCAACTGGTTTGCCAGCCATCAAAGTCCTTACGGAACTCCTTTCCAAGTGTATCGTGTATACAGTCCTGGTAATTCGCTTACCACACCCTATACTAATTCGCTTATACTTAACAATAAAGTTTTTGTACCTATAGGCGAAAACCAATGGGACGATGAAGCCATTGCCGCGTACCAGCAGGCTATGCCGGGTTATGAAATTCTTGGATTTACCGGTAGCTGGTACAATACCGATGCCCTGCACTGTCGTGTAATAGGGCTGGCTGACAGAGGATTGCTTTATATTAACCACATTCCGCTTTCCGGAACACAGGTTTATCAGGAACAGTTTCAAATATCAGTTTCTATAAAAGCTTACAGCCATGCACAATTATTTGCCGATTCGTTACGGGTATATTATAAAATTGGCGATGGAAACTGGCAATTTGTTCTGATGACAGAAGGATTAAACAATTCTTACATTACAAATATCCCTGTTGACTGTTCGGGCGGAGTAGTTCAATATTACATCCATGCCACAGACCAAAGCGGAAGAAGTGCCAATTTGCCTTTCATTGGCAGACCCGACCCATTTGTTTTCACGGTTCTCCCGGGTGGAAACCCACAGGCAAATATTCAGCCAGCACAAATAGAAATAACAGGTACCACGGGTGAAATTACCCAGTCAAGTTTAAGCATAAGCAATACAGGCGAATGTGATTTGGCATACCTGATAACAAAGCCAGAAACAGATACCTGGCTCGAAATTTCAGACCCTTCCGGTACTGTTTCTTCGGGTGCACAAACGATAGTTTCACTAAACTTCAACGCAACATCACTTTCACCAGGAGTGTATGAAAGTTCACTTACTGTAAACACAAACGATACCATTAACCCCGAAATTCAAGCCCCGGTACATTTTACCGTAACATTACTTCCCGACATCCAGGTAACTCCAGATACTGTTGTTTACGAAACTGATTTCGGTCCAAAGATTATATCAATAAAAAATTACAACAGCACAAATGTTACTATCCAGTATATCAATATTGAACAGTACCATCACTGGTATTTTGACCCCTGGACTATTACCCTCCCTTATGTTTTGACTGCCGGCGATTCACTTCAACTGAATTTATTCCTCAAACCCGGTTCGGATGATAATTATTCGTATGTATATGATTCTATTATTATTAATACTCCAGATTATGAACATAAAGTTATTTTGAAAATTAACGATCAACTTCTGAGTGGGGTTGAAAAATTTTCAAACTTTGTTCCCGAATTTCAAACTTTTCCTAATCCTTTCAGTAATTCAGTAAACATCCGCTTTGATTTGCCTGAAAGCTCTTCTGTACAACTCAGCATTTTCAATTTCTCAGGACAAAAAGTAGTTACCGTTTGCGACAAATTGTTTTCGGCAGGAATTCACAATTTAATCTGGAACGCTTTGAACGAAAACAATCAGCCATTGAATCAAGGTGTTTATTTCCTGAAATTTACTACTAAATTTGGCACAAGCTCACAAAAAATAATCTATATTCGGTAA
- a CDS encoding DUF4403 family protein, whose protein sequence is MKKSSLVYLIPFLALSVITGCKTAEIQSEKPAASYQEVFYTPPVSVINIPLEMDIKDIEILLNNQLQGLLYEDNSLENNGGDNLMVKAWKKENFKLALENNEISYRIPLKLWLKAGFKVEKFGIELSNYKEIEAAIALKFKTKIEVNKDWTIKTVTVSDGYEWLSAPVLKLGPVDLNIKYVADLILKTNQNTINKEIDDAISNNLNVKKYAQQAWDAIHRPIKISDEYKTWLRITPKEVASMQISGKNGKIRHNICVKAITECFISRQPYNQELVPLPPLTIIKKPQEGFAITLVADIPYTVADSFANVYLKGKTFNSGKKSIIINQLHIYGRNGKLMIETQVSGSIKGNLYFEGIPYFDPSTQALKVKELDYEIKTKNSLLKTADWLAHGTLANLIQDKISFPLAENINQAKLLIQKNLVNNKVAENVLLNGTLGNITVDTIWMDTTSLKTSVQFNGKITLSLIRAVK, encoded by the coding sequence ATGAAAAAATCATCTCTCGTTTACCTCATTCCATTTCTGGCGCTTTCTGTAATAACAGGATGTAAAACTGCCGAAATACAATCGGAAAAACCCGCCGCATCTTACCAGGAAGTTTTTTATACCCCTCCGGTTTCGGTTATCAACATTCCATTGGAAATGGATATAAAAGATATTGAAATATTGCTCAACAATCAGTTACAAGGTTTATTATACGAAGATAACAGCCTCGAAAACAATGGAGGTGACAATCTTATGGTAAAAGCATGGAAAAAAGAAAATTTCAAACTCGCACTCGAAAACAATGAAATTTCGTATCGTATTCCTCTGAAACTTTGGCTAAAGGCAGGGTTTAAAGTGGAAAAATTCGGGATAGAACTGTCGAATTACAAAGAAATTGAAGCAGCTATTGCCTTGAAATTTAAAACGAAAATTGAAGTCAACAAAGATTGGACAATAAAAACAGTAACTGTTTCTGATGGTTATGAATGGCTGAGTGCCCCGGTATTAAAATTAGGTCCTGTGGATTTGAATATAAAATACGTTGCTGATCTCATTTTGAAAACCAACCAGAATACGATAAATAAAGAAATTGACGACGCCATTTCCAACAATCTTAATGTAAAAAAATATGCCCAGCAAGCCTGGGATGCCATACACCGCCCCATCAAAATATCCGATGAATATAAAACCTGGCTTAGAATTACCCCAAAAGAGGTAGCTTCGATGCAAATAAGCGGAAAAAACGGAAAAATCAGACATAATATATGTGTAAAAGCTATTACTGAATGCTTTATAAGTAGACAACCCTATAATCAGGAACTTGTTCCGCTTCCGCCACTTACCATTATTAAAAAACCCCAAGAAGGCTTTGCAATTACCCTTGTTGCGGACATTCCATATACCGTAGCCGATAGTTTTGCAAATGTTTATCTGAAAGGAAAAACTTTTAACTCAGGTAAAAAAAGCATAATAATCAATCAGTTGCATATTTATGGAAGGAATGGTAAGTTGATGATAGAAACCCAGGTATCGGGAAGTATAAAGGGAAATCTGTATTTTGAAGGCATACCCTATTTTGACCCAAGTACACAGGCTCTTAAAGTCAAAGAGCTTGATTATGAAATAAAAACTAAAAATTCCCTGTTGAAAACCGCCGACTGGCTGGCACACGGTACCCTTGCCAACCTTATTCAGGATAAAATCTCGTTCCCATTGGCAGAAAACATTAACCAGGCAAAATTACTGATCCAAAAAAACTTGGTTAATAATAAAGTAGCAGAAAATGTTTTACTCAACGGAACACTTGGAAATATAACTGTAGATACAATCTGGATGGACACCACATCGCTGAAAACATCTGTTCAATTTAACGGAAAAATAACCCTAAGTCTTATAAGAGCAGTTAAATAG
- a CDS encoding aromatic amino acid ammonia-lyase: MSNLILNTMPLIITGQNLTIEDVELVARRGEKVELHPEAIRRINACRTMLEKKIEAGEIMYGINTGIGEFSEMVLNDEQVKEFQKYLVYNHAAGIGDPAPIEYVRAAMLGRINVHAHGNSGCRLEITQTFVEMLNKGVTPFVCQKGSVGACGDLAPMSQIALLLMGEGKAYYQGELLHGKEAMERAGISIPGLEARDGLAAINGSNFLTAMSALFLYDADRFLKQAEIACAMTLEALKANLGPYNTKIHEVRGFPGAIRSAKAIRAVTAGGDLSEKRLKVKVQDAYSMRSTPQVIGAAHDALKYARSQVEIELNGVGDNPIFFAEENLQLSGANFQGSPVSLPMDMMGAAITMVCVLSERRMNRLNNPALSVGLPPFLTHNPGLFSGLMLSQYTADMQIVEQRILSMPASIQSIPAAADQEDFVSMGMNTAIKNFQILDNAYGILGIEFMAAAQALDLRQKYETLYKWGYGTAKAYEIIRKHVDYLEIDRPLYNDHTKMKALVKSCEIVQEVEKVTGNLS, encoded by the coding sequence ATGTCAAATTTAATACTTAACACCATGCCATTAATTATCACAGGACAAAACCTGACTATAGAAGATGTTGAATTAGTTGCCCGTAGGGGCGAAAAAGTGGAATTACATCCTGAAGCCATCCGGCGGATTAACGCATGCAGAACCATGCTTGAGAAAAAGATAGAAGCCGGCGAAATCATGTACGGCATCAATACCGGTATCGGCGAATTTTCGGAAATGGTGCTCAACGACGAGCAGGTTAAAGAATTTCAAAAATACCTTGTTTACAACCATGCTGCAGGTATTGGCGATCCGGCACCCATAGAATACGTGAGGGCTGCCATGCTGGGCAGAATCAATGTTCATGCACACGGTAACTCCGGCTGCAGGTTGGAAATAACACAAACTTTTGTTGAAATGTTGAACAAGGGCGTAACTCCTTTCGTATGCCAGAAAGGTTCAGTGGGAGCTTGCGGCGATTTGGCACCTATGTCACAGATTGCCTTGCTGCTGATGGGCGAAGGAAAAGCCTATTACCAGGGAGAACTACTCCACGGAAAAGAAGCCATGGAAAGAGCCGGAATTTCTATTCCCGGATTGGAAGCAAGAGACGGGCTGGCAGCCATTAATGGTTCTAATTTCCTCACGGCAATGAGCGCTTTGTTTTTATACGATGCCGACCGTTTTCTGAAACAGGCAGAAATCGCCTGTGCAATGACGCTCGAAGCTTTAAAAGCCAATCTGGGCCCTTACAATACAAAAATTCATGAAGTAAGAGGATTCCCGGGGGCAATACGGAGTGCAAAAGCTATCCGAGCCGTAACTGCCGGAGGAGACCTGTCTGAAAAACGCCTGAAGGTGAAAGTACAGGATGCCTACTCCATGCGTTCAACACCACAGGTAATCGGTGCAGCACACGATGCTTTAAAATATGCCCGTTCACAGGTAGAAATTGAACTAAATGGTGTAGGCGACAATCCTATTTTCTTTGCCGAGGAAAATCTGCAACTGTCGGGAGCCAATTTTCAGGGTAGCCCGGTTTCTTTGCCGATGGACATGATGGGTGCTGCCATAACTATGGTTTGTGTGCTTTCCGAAAGAAGGATGAACAGGCTGAACAATCCAGCTCTGAGTGTGGGACTACCTCCTTTCCTTACGCATAATCCCGGGCTTTTTTCAGGGTTAATGCTCAGTCAGTACACAGCCGACATGCAAATAGTGGAACAGAGAATTTTATCAATGCCTGCTTCTATCCAATCCATTCCTGCTGCCGCCGACCAGGAAGATTTTGTTTCGATGGGGATGAATACTGCCATCAAAAATTTCCAGATTCTCGACAATGCCTATGGAATCCTTGGCATAGAGTTTATGGCAGCAGCACAGGCGCTTGATTTACGCCAAAAATATGAAACTCTCTACAAGTGGGGTTACGGAACGGCTAAGGCTTACGAAATAATCAGAAAACATGTGGATTATCTCGAAATCGACCGTCCGTTGTACAATGATCACACCAAAATGAAAGCGTTGGTTAAATCTTGCGAAATTGTCCAGGAGGTTGAAAAAGTTACAGGAAACCTCTCGTAA
- a CDS encoding DUF2148 domain-containing protein, which translates to MIKEEDILNNALRQIAHKMVVAARTAPKGRGRNHIKIAIAELHEIKMLSEKMKEIGEGRHQQPFLRNAENILAAPIVVLIGCMYKSVGLDCGLCGFANCAERDLHPASPCVFNPLDLGIALSSAVGIAADNRTDNRIMYTIGIAALELNLLGDEIKMVLGIPLSATSKNPFFDR; encoded by the coding sequence ATGATAAAAGAAGAAGATATACTGAATAATGCTCTACGGCAAATAGCACACAAAATGGTAGTTGCAGCCCGCACTGCTCCCAAAGGGAGAGGCAGAAACCATATTAAAATAGCCATAGCCGAACTTCACGAAATAAAAATGCTTTCGGAGAAGATGAAAGAAATAGGAGAAGGTCGTCATCAACAGCCTTTTTTGCGAAATGCGGAAAATATCCTTGCTGCACCGATAGTTGTACTCATTGGTTGTATGTACAAAAGTGTCGGGCTCGATTGCGGTTTATGTGGTTTTGCCAATTGTGCTGAACGCGATCTGCATCCGGCTTCTCCCTGTGTTTTTAATCCGCTGGATTTGGGTATTGCCCTTAGTTCAGCAGTGGGAATAGCTGCCGATAACCGAACCGACAACAGGATAATGTACACCATTGGCATAGCTGCCCTCGAGCTGAACCTGCTGGGCGATGAAATTAAAATGGTTTTGGGAATTCCCCTGAGTGCCACATCAAAAAATCCTTTTTTCGACAGGTAG
- a CDS encoding alkaline phosphatase: protein MNIFKKTAFIGIFVCTVGFVGAQNPQTLPSPKNIILMIGDGMGFNTIKATQYFGSLEMSFFNTFPVQLAVAHYPAKTGEYEKGNPSSLYFATGYNTIAAWKDTAYLKSNFTESAASATALATGKKTYNNSIGISVNGDTLTNLVQIAKKSGKSAGVVTSVPFSHATPAGFVAHNSTRINYAEIAYEMLLKSQCDVIMGCGNPAYDNNGEKLFFRWGNPKNVGDSAFFAQLLAGSGKSTSFFINGNLYTVADCNGNKTPDAWTVITQKKDFQKLMKGKTPQRVLGCAEVYSTLQQARKFSQGETKDSSPYITPFNSNVPTLSEMALGALNVLDNNKKGFFLMVEGGAIDWALHGNQKGRLIEETAGFFDAVQSVIQWVDKNSSWDETLLIVTADHETGLLWGEKPFAPLIDNGKKQLPGMTFYSSNHSNSLVPFFAKGIGSDWYPVISDEYDAIRGPYMQNSEIPQLLFMMWGK, encoded by the coding sequence ATGAACATTTTTAAAAAAACTGCATTTATTGGAATTTTTGTGTGTACTGTTGGTTTTGTTGGCGCACAGAACCCCCAGACTCTTCCCAGTCCAAAAAATATTATCCTGATGATAGGAGATGGAATGGGGTTTAACACTATAAAAGCAACACAGTATTTTGGAAGCCTTGAAATGTCTTTTTTTAACACATTTCCTGTTCAGCTTGCCGTAGCGCATTATCCTGCAAAAACAGGCGAATATGAAAAGGGTAATCCTTCATCTCTGTATTTTGCCACGGGATACAACACCATAGCTGCATGGAAAGATACCGCCTACCTTAAATCGAATTTTACCGAATCAGCAGCTTCTGCCACTGCATTGGCTACTGGTAAAAAAACTTATAATAATTCCATCGGTATTTCGGTAAATGGCGATACCCTTACCAACTTAGTCCAAATTGCAAAAAAATCAGGGAAATCTGCAGGAGTAGTTACTTCGGTACCTTTCAGCCATGCAACTCCTGCAGGCTTTGTAGCACACAATTCCACCCGCATTAACTATGCGGAAATTGCCTACGAAATGTTGTTGAAGAGCCAATGCGACGTGATTATGGGCTGCGGAAATCCTGCTTACGACAACAATGGCGAAAAACTCTTTTTCCGATGGGGAAACCCAAAAAATGTGGGCGATAGTGCCTTTTTTGCACAACTGCTTGCGGGAAGTGGTAAAAGTACCAGCTTCTTCATAAATGGAAATTTATATACCGTGGCTGACTGCAATGGAAATAAAACTCCTGATGCATGGACAGTGATAACCCAGAAAAAAGATTTCCAAAAATTGATGAAAGGGAAAACTCCTCAAAGAGTGTTAGGCTGTGCCGAAGTATATTCTACCCTGCAACAGGCAAGAAAATTCAGCCAGGGAGAAACCAAAGATTCCTCGCCTTATATTACACCCTTCAATTCCAATGTTCCTACTCTGTCTGAGATGGCTCTTGGAGCTTTGAATGTACTCGACAACAACAAAAAAGGTTTTTTTCTTATGGTGGAAGGCGGAGCCATTGACTGGGCTTTGCATGGCAATCAGAAAGGCAGGCTGATTGAAGAAACAGCAGGCTTTTTTGATGCAGTGCAATCAGTGATACAATGGGTTGACAAAAACAGCAGTTGGGATGAAACCCTTTTAATAGTTACTGCTGATCACGAAACAGGGTTGCTTTGGGGCGAAAAACCTTTTGCACCTTTAATTGATAACGGAAAAAAGCAGCTTCCGGGTATGACGTTTTATAGCAGCAACCATTCGAACAGCCTTGTGCCGTTTTTTGCAAAAGGCATTGGCAGTGATTGGTATCCGGTAATCTCCGACGAATATGATGCTATAAGAGGTCCTTATATGCAAAATTCCGAAATTCCGCAGTTGCTGTTTATGATGTGGGGAAAATAA